One genomic region from Amycolatopsis sp. FBCC-B4732 encodes:
- a CDS encoding ABC transporter permease, translating to MAVTDISRPDAGSPGTMPVHRKRSRIPGWLRGVIWAVIAIAVLSTASYSTGVSALTSSNTAQTALRLALPILLCALGGLWAERAGVVNIGLEGMMILGTWGAAWGAYYGGVWAGLLAALVFGALGGLLHAVATVTFNVNHIVSGVAINLLGLGVTKYLANLIFEPLSGNPRQSPVVPKFDTYSASGLSDWLGDLEKEQRVGISDVAGILRGLVTEVAPLTMIAIILVPVSFWVLWKTRFGLRLRSCGENPVAAESLGVNVYRHKYIAMLISGAFAGMGGASLVLLRGGADYLENQTNGRGYIGLAAMIFGNWRPGGLLGGAALFGYADGLQLSGGGEAVLALLYGAVILVGVIVVVQLFRRQWIAAGLGVVGAGVLYAIYYANDTLPSDLIPYTAHFVTLIVLAVASQRLRPPKADGQPYRRGED from the coding sequence ATGGCCGTCACCGACATTTCCCGGCCCGACGCGGGCAGCCCCGGCACGATGCCGGTGCACCGCAAGCGGTCCCGGATCCCGGGCTGGCTGCGCGGGGTCATCTGGGCGGTCATCGCCATCGCCGTGCTCTCGACGGCGTCGTACTCCACCGGCGTTTCCGCGCTGACGTCGTCCAACACGGCGCAGACGGCGTTGCGCCTGGCCCTGCCGATCCTGCTCTGCGCGCTGGGCGGCCTCTGGGCCGAGCGCGCGGGCGTGGTCAACATCGGCCTCGAGGGCATGATGATCCTCGGCACGTGGGGTGCGGCCTGGGGCGCGTACTACGGCGGGGTGTGGGCCGGGCTGCTGGCCGCGCTCGTCTTCGGTGCGCTCGGCGGCCTGCTGCACGCGGTGGCGACGGTGACGTTCAACGTCAACCACATCGTCTCCGGCGTCGCGATCAACCTGCTCGGCCTCGGCGTCACGAAGTACCTGGCGAACCTGATCTTCGAGCCGCTGTCGGGCAACCCGCGGCAGTCGCCGGTGGTGCCGAAGTTCGACACCTACTCGGCGAGCGGCCTCTCGGACTGGCTCGGCGACCTGGAGAAGGAGCAGCGCGTCGGCATCTCCGACGTCGCCGGCATCCTGCGCGGCCTGGTCACCGAGGTGGCGCCGCTGACGATGATCGCGATCATCCTGGTACCGGTCAGCTTCTGGGTGCTCTGGAAGACCCGGTTCGGCCTGCGGCTGCGCTCGTGCGGCGAGAACCCGGTGGCCGCGGAGTCCCTCGGCGTCAACGTCTACCGGCACAAGTACATCGCGATGCTGATCTCCGGTGCCTTCGCCGGGATGGGCGGCGCGTCGCTGGTGCTGCTGCGCGGTGGCGCGGACTACCTCGAAAACCAGACCAACGGCCGCGGGTACATCGGCCTCGCGGCGATGATCTTCGGCAACTGGCGCCCGGGCGGCCTGCTCGGCGGCGCGGCGCTGTTCGGCTACGCGGACGGCCTGCAGCTCTCCGGCGGCGGCGAAGCGGTGCTCGCGCTGCTGTACGGCGCGGTCATCCTGGTCGGCGTGATCGTCGTCGTGCAGCTGTTCCGGCGGCAGTGGATCGCGGCCGGGCTCGGCGTCGTCGGCGCGGGCGTGCTGTACGCGATCTACTACGCCAACGACACGCTGCCGTCGGACCTGATCCCGTACACCGCGCACTTCGTGACGCTGATCGTGCTGGCGGTGGCTTCGCAGCGGCTGCGGCCGCCGAAGGCCGACGGCCAGCCGTACCGGCGGGGTGAGGACTGA
- a CDS encoding ABC transporter permease, which translates to MTSWRTKLLPPLLAIVFAVLLSAIALIISGADPLNAYGTMIGQMFKGSTAVDTVNLATVYYLSGLAVAIGFQMNLFNIGVEGQYRFAAVVAAIAGGALKLPPVLHTLVILIVAVVAGAAYAAIPAILKVTRGVSEVIATIMLNAIVGGIIAFLINADQFGVQTGNNIGTRVIEPSGRIPGIPLGSGTLFGFVFIAALIGGAYWFMLNRTRFGFELKASGESTTAAAAGGVNAKKMTLIAMLLSGGVAGLVAMPELLGRDFSYGITSTQMYGFTGIAVALLGRNHPGGIALGALLWAFLDTSAVSLEQINVSKEIATIMQGIIVLSVVVAYEIVRRADLAAEQRRVGRALAGRKGSTVAEGGAV; encoded by the coding sequence ATGACGTCCTGGCGCACGAAACTGCTGCCACCGCTGCTGGCGATCGTCTTCGCCGTGCTGCTGTCGGCGATCGCGCTGATCATCTCCGGGGCCGACCCGCTCAACGCGTACGGCACGATGATCGGCCAGATGTTCAAGGGCTCCACCGCGGTCGACACGGTGAACCTGGCGACGGTCTACTACCTGTCCGGGCTCGCGGTGGCCATCGGCTTCCAGATGAACCTCTTCAACATCGGTGTCGAGGGCCAGTACCGGTTCGCCGCGGTCGTCGCGGCCATCGCCGGCGGTGCCCTCAAGCTCCCGCCGGTGCTCCACACGCTGGTCATCCTGATCGTGGCCGTCGTCGCCGGTGCGGCGTACGCGGCGATCCCGGCGATCCTCAAGGTCACCCGCGGGGTGAGCGAGGTGATCGCGACGATCATGCTCAACGCGATCGTCGGCGGGATCATCGCCTTCCTCATCAACGCCGACCAGTTCGGCGTGCAGACCGGCAACAACATCGGCACCCGCGTGATCGAGCCGTCCGGCCGGATCCCGGGCATCCCGCTCGGCTCGGGCACGCTGTTCGGGTTCGTCTTCATCGCCGCGCTGATCGGCGGCGCCTACTGGTTCATGCTCAACCGCACGCGGTTCGGCTTCGAGCTCAAGGCGTCCGGCGAATCCACCACCGCGGCCGCCGCGGGCGGCGTCAACGCCAAGAAGATGACGCTGATCGCGATGCTGCTCTCCGGCGGCGTCGCCGGCCTGGTCGCGATGCCGGAACTGCTCGGCCGCGACTTCAGCTACGGCATCACCTCGACCCAGATGTACGGCTTCACCGGCATCGCGGTCGCGCTGCTGGGCCGCAACCACCCCGGCGGCATCGCGCTCGGCGCGCTGCTGTGGGCGTTCCTCGACACCTCCGCGGTGTCGCTGGAGCAGATCAACGTGTCCAAGGAGATCGCGACGATCATGCAGGGCATCATCGTGCTGTCGGTCGTCGTGGCGTACGAGATCGTGCGGCGCGCCGACCTGGCCGCCGAGCAACGCCGGGTCGGCCGGGCACTCGCCGGCCGCAAGGGTTCCACGGTCGCCGAAGGGGGTGCGGTCTGA
- a CDS encoding cytidine deaminase, whose amino-acid sequence MTSTVDWDALRSQAIEAASHAYAPYSGLHVGVAGIVDDGRVVTGCNVENASYGLGLCAECTMAGQLRLSGGGRLVAVACRSGAGDLLMPCGRCRQILFELGGSTCLVDTPSGILPMSDVLPDAFGPDDLP is encoded by the coding sequence ATGACGTCCACTGTGGACTGGGACGCGCTGCGTTCTCAGGCGATCGAAGCGGCTTCCCATGCGTACGCGCCTTATTCGGGCCTGCACGTCGGGGTCGCGGGGATCGTCGACGACGGCCGCGTGGTCACCGGGTGCAACGTCGAGAACGCGTCCTACGGGCTCGGGCTCTGCGCGGAGTGCACGATGGCCGGCCAGCTGCGGCTCTCCGGCGGCGGCCGGCTCGTGGCGGTCGCGTGCCGCAGCGGTGCCGGTGACCTGCTGATGCCGTGCGGGCGCTGCCGGCAGATCCTGTTCGAGCTCGGCGGGTCCACGTGCCTGGTGGACACGCCGAGCGGGATCCTGCCGATGTCCGACGTCCTGCCGGACGCCTTCGGCCCGGACGACCTGCCGTGA